One genomic region from Paraburkholderia azotifigens encodes:
- a CDS encoding metal ABC transporter solute-binding protein — protein MNNNNSMWKFLTRAAASTVFAFAIGQAAHAQDAKIPVVAAENFYGDVVQQLGGDRVDVTSILSNPDQDPHLFEASPKTARALQHASLVVYNGADYDPWMAKLLNVSKNDKRKTIVAAELVGKKSGDNPHLWYDPATMPAVARAVSAALASADPSHKAAYDANLATFLGSLKPIDDKVAALRSRYAHVSVTATEPVFGYMSDAISLDTRNQRFQLAAMNDTEPSASDIASFERDLRERRVQVLIYNSQATEALTKRMLKLAQQSHVPTVSVTETQPAGKNYQQWMLAQLDALGNALAAGNAGNAGNANKGKTQ, from the coding sequence ATGAACAACAACAATTCGATGTGGAAGTTTCTGACGCGCGCCGCCGCGTCGACGGTTTTCGCCTTCGCGATCGGCCAGGCAGCGCATGCGCAGGACGCGAAGATTCCCGTGGTCGCTGCGGAGAATTTTTATGGCGATGTCGTGCAGCAACTGGGCGGCGACCGCGTCGACGTGACGAGCATTCTCAGCAACCCGGACCAGGATCCGCATCTGTTCGAAGCGAGCCCGAAGACGGCCCGCGCGTTGCAGCACGCGAGCCTTGTGGTCTACAACGGCGCCGATTACGATCCGTGGATGGCGAAGCTGCTGAACGTATCGAAAAACGACAAGCGCAAGACGATCGTCGCGGCGGAGCTGGTCGGCAAGAAGAGCGGCGACAATCCGCACCTGTGGTACGACCCGGCGACGATGCCCGCCGTCGCGCGCGCAGTGAGCGCAGCGCTGGCGTCGGCGGATCCTTCGCACAAGGCGGCGTATGATGCGAACCTCGCGACGTTTCTCGGCTCGCTCAAACCGATCGACGACAAGGTCGCCGCGCTGCGCAGCCGGTACGCGCACGTGAGCGTGACGGCAACGGAGCCCGTCTTCGGCTACATGTCGGATGCGATCAGCCTCGACACGCGCAACCAGCGTTTCCAGCTGGCCGCAATGAACGACACGGAACCGAGCGCGTCGGACATCGCCTCGTTCGAGCGCGATCTTCGCGAGCGGCGCGTGCAGGTTCTGATCTATAACAGCCAGGCAACCGAGGCATTGACCAAACGCATGCTGAAACTCGCGCAGCAATCGCATGTGCCGACGGTGAGCGTGACGGAGACGCAACCGGCCGGCAAGAACTACCAGCAATGGATGCTGGCGCAGCTCGACGCGCTGGGCAACGCGCTCGCCGCCGGCAATGCGGGCAACGCGGGCAACGCGAACAAGGGAAAGACTCAATGA